One part of the Alligator mississippiensis isolate rAllMis1 chromosome 3, rAllMis1, whole genome shotgun sequence genome encodes these proteins:
- the MAL2 gene encoding protein MAL2: MSARGGAMPPPPNPAAYFPAPRVTLPCGLDILRTYSGAFICLEILFGALVWILVAATRVPLPLLQGWVMFVSVTACFLSILFLCVFLFSYTHRIAVDWNQMDFLFHGATFVFYFGAFLLQAATTSLHNFPRRFNSTQEKLLDDHEYNISIAASIFAFATTICYGCSTALALRRWKL, encoded by the exons ATGTCGGCCCGCGGGGGAGCCATGCCGCCGCCCCCCAACCCTGCCGCCTACTTCCCGGCGCCGCGGGTCACGCTGCCCTGCGGCCTCGACATCCTGCGCACCTACTCGGGGGCCTTCATCTGCCTCGAGATC CTATTTGGAGCGCTAGTGTGGATTTTGGTAGCTGCCACCAGGGTTCCTCTGCCGCTACTGCAGGGATGGGTGATGTTTGTGTCTGTGACTGCTTGTTTCCTGTCCATCCTCTTTCTATGCGTGTTCCTCTTCAGCTACACACACAGAATTGCTGTTGACTGGAACCAGATG GATTTCCTTTTCCATGGAGCTACTTTTGTCTTTTACTTTGGAGCCTTTTTATTACAAGCAGCAACAACATCTCTACATAATTTCCCACGTAGATTCAACTCTACCCAGGAAAAGCTTTTAGATGATCATGAATATAACATAAGCATAGCTGCCTCT aTTTTTGCCTTTGCGACAACTATTTGTTACGGTTGCAGCACAGCCCTTGCTTTAAGGAGATGGAAACTATAG